The following coding sequences are from one Chanos chanos chromosome 12, fChaCha1.1, whole genome shotgun sequence window:
- the prrc2a gene encoding protein PRRC2A isoform X1 gives MSERSGQTAKGKDGKTKYASLNLFDTYKGKSLETQKPVVPPRHGLQSLGKVSSARRMPPPANLPSLKAENKGNDPNVSLVPKDGTGWASKQEQADPKSTDVSSAPQPDSQQPGASQTPVLTQPRTPPAQEAPTPAQAAGVKSWAQASVTHGAQGDGGRGSNQPSPFSREEFPTLQAAGDQDKAGREQATADQWYGPGPSLRPQNVTSWRDGGGRALAPTPAGEGVSEGGSGGAMVMEGAAGAPSLQQNATSHGLPRNPPAGSPALPLPQPPVAPQFAAYRGIMPPFMYSPYLPFPPPYGPQGPYRYPPPNEAPRFSRSQGGPGPDSRPPGGPRGEVVKRPSILKQDDLKELDELDHDGDEGWAGAHEEIDYSAKLKFSDDEGEEDGEEERSETKNGTREPREQQRSQEGPTSVLRSRTSDSGGDTRRTPPSSTDDGQTPPSSKPAWAEEGGSGWGGQGSTGSYQGRRPGLGGPREQPSPPPGPLLGQGPYSYYRQQDRPTNQSASAGPPVASQKLPGPQGQQQTGPLPGGPTPPPSSTLLPQPQGEDEDEAWRQRRKQSSSEISAAVERARRRREEEERRMEEERRAACAEKLKRLDEKQQQQQTVKPTAAGEAPANSPSPSLSASASSPNVSQPPSPCVDPEEAPLSSSQPGSTAGAVVNSTNRQRAGSNSSYDSNTESQQLPQPPASQQPQQQTLDTAGPGEAKEETVGGGVHVRSSRGGEDNVKVESVGGGSGRQGSGSLGQGFSKYQKSLPPRFQRQQQEQLLKQQQQWQQQQQQQHNQASNQLQSQPQAPQGPSPGSAPQSGPKQPTLYPPGSMGRPPHLPMNFDPRWMMMGYVDPRIIQGRPPPMDYYPPSMHPTGLMGRERSDSGGSGSDPFDRQQHGGPPHPHRGTPPMDPKLAWGPDVFPGGGEGRGLSSPLRQKQALEEEEIGKGPRSDTPPVRMREGGPGPIQQPNAPNSPSGSSNQTPPPVGTQVGGQGSSHLPHHQSFMGGRGTYSSFPDTGSRMASHQQQRSNSGGTLHGFGHQDEGPQGGQQGQIWGALHHHYDRNGRTDLSPLENSPHVQHHHAPHPHPSHFSLHPHKQENGRDRERVGDPKKGDPSPPLHQPSLSSSCSSSSSSSSAREDGSGKQLLHHTPPIQHEHDSGTVQGGGRKMDKAGNVHTHGPQSSQQPVQQHHSKGGQRGREHKTETQWGPRPGSSNMGGGSAHNRKSGSGIGGNTGGDDSTHQLSDKSSAQSGGGNKRAGPIKRPVPKEMKREAGEGEGGEKTVGGSGKDKEQDASQLLAKQDQTSGSQSTSAKDDTAPSGKPRNGGKERAAGGGVGKGPKDGDGSIAASSSGPPSRRDRDRSNDRGGSAGGTTYHPSSRGSRSSRGRGEFYGRGRGYRGTYTGSTGGGGSRGRAGGRSSRSAANSGYHGSAAQDYRREMSSGSGRHGQGGSHPNPARARNRSETRSEGSEYEEVPKRRRQRGSETGSESAASDLAHSDKEDRKPNARNGTGNDNPTKGSSSSSAPPRSSQARVFTPRGVPSRRGRGGGGAGGGIYRSGGSGGVSGGHRSGSASHSWSSKSSVAARKQQAPSQPSPQKDSGRGAVGDKKEKVADQIQSQGTNPPTSSIPGAPTSVQPGATENGGVGAQLPSTNPTTNSTGPATQTLSQPTPDGRGYPPRGFERPPRRRRQGRSQHQQDKPPRFRRLKQERENAARINGSSRIIGSGGGQQQQRPTSPLQNSIQETDGSAPNTTGASDANHIVTASTNNNNNSSHLGGGNVNLNSHHHHHYQGNAGQTHLQHHHNHNPAGGAKSPDVSNQNSDQANEEWETASESSDFTEFREREGGGKSYSSHHHHHPSGRVGGGGGGGGGGGGEREMTAKESAANKRSFSSQRPGMERQNRRVNAGGGGGRGPRGPPSGGGVGGGPGNGGASRGEKRGNWPSPKNRK, from the exons ATGTCAGAGCGCTCTGGGCAAACGGCAAAGGGGAAGGATGGCAAAACCAAGTATGCGTCTCTCAACCTGTTTGATACCTACAAAGGAAAGAGCCTTGAAACACAGAAGCCTGTTG TTCCCCCTCGTCATGGCTTGCAGTCTCTTGGTAAAGTTTCCTCTGCCCGGCGTATGCCTCCACCTGCCAACCTGCCCAGTCTGAAGGCAGAGAACAAAGGTAACGACCCCAACGTCTCGCTCGTTCCCAAAGACGGCACAGGATGGGCAAGCAAGCAGGAACAAGCAGACCCAAAGAG TACCGATGTATCGTCAGCTCCGCAGCCGGATTCGCAGCAGCCTGGGGCTTCACAGACGCCTGTATTGACCCAACCGAGAACTCCCCCCGCTCAAGAG GCCCCGACTCCAGCTCAGGCCGCAGGAGTAAAGTCCTGGGCTCAGGCCAGTGTTACACATGGAGCACAAGGAGATG GTGGAAGGGGATCAAACCAACCATCGCCATTCTCTCGCGAGGAATTTCCCACCCTGCAGGCGGCTGGAGACCAGGACAAAGCTGGCAGAGAACAGGCCACTGCAGATCAGTGGTATGGGCCCGGACCAAGCCTCCGCCCCCAGA atgttaCGAGTTGGCGGGATGGTGGGGGCCGTGCCCTGGCGCCCACCCCTGCTGGGGAGGGGGTATCGGAGGGCGGTTCTGGAGGAGCCATGGTGATGGAGGGTGCTGCCGGGGCCCCTTCCCTCCAGCAGAACGCGACCTCCCATGGGCTACCTAGAAACCCTCCCGCCGGCAGCCCCGCCCTGCctctcccccaaccccccgtCGCCCCCCAGTTTGCAGCCTATAGAGGGATCATGCCTCCCTTT ATGTACTCACCGTACTTGCCCTTCCCGCCACCTTACGGCCCTCAAGGGCCCTACAGGTACCCGCCACCAAATGAGGCCCCTAG attCTCTCGTTCGCAGGGTGGACCAGGCCCAGACAGCCGTCCACCTGGGGGTCCTCGTGGCGAGGTTGTGAAACGTCCCTCTATCCTAAAACAGGACGACTTGAAAGAGCTAGATGAGCTTGACCATGATGGAGATGAGGGCTGGGCTG GGGCACATGAGGAGATTGATTACTCTGCCAAGCTGAAGTTCAGTGAtgatgagggagaggaagacggggaagaggagaggagtgaaaCTAAGAATGGCACTCG GGAAcccagagagcagcagagatCCCAAGAAGGACCCACCTCTGTGCTACGTTCCCGAACGTCTGACAGTGGAGGGGACACACGCCGCACCCCTCCCTCCAGTACTGATGATGGCCAGACACCTCCCTCCAGCAAGCCAGCATGGGCCGAGGAGGGAGGTAGTGGCTGGGGAGGGCAAGGCAGCACTGGATCTTATCAG GGACGCAGGCCCGGACTGGGTGGCCCTCGGGAGCAGCCCTCCCCCCCACCAGGGCCACTTCTTGGACAGGGGCCCTACTCCTACTACCGACAG CAGGACCGGCCCACAAACCAGTCGGCATCCGCTGGCCCTCCCGTGGCCTCACAGAAGCTTCCTGGTCCTCAGGGCCAGCAGCAAACTGGGCCCCTACCTGGCGGCCCCACCCCTCCACCTTCATCCACCCTGCTTCCCCAGCCTCAGGGAGAGGATGAAGACGAGGCCTGGCGGCAGAGGAGAAAGCAGTCGTCATCCGAGATTTCGGCTGCAGTGGAGCGTGCCAGACGTCGacgggaggaagaggagcggaggatggaggaagagaggcgTGCTGCATGTGCAGAAAAACTGAAGAGACTGGATgagaaacagcaacagcagcagacCGTCAAGCCCACTGCCGCTGGCGAGGCTCCCGCCAACAGCCCTAGCCCTTCTTTGTCAGCTTCTGCTTCTTCCCCTAATGTCAGTCAGCCTCCGTCACCCTGCGTGGACCCTGAAGAGGCCCCCCTCTCGTCCTCTCAGCCTGGGAGCACAGCTGGAGCAGTTGTCAACAGTACTAACAGACAGAGGGCAGGCAGTAACAGCAGCTACGACTCCAACACTG AGTCTCAGCAGCTTCCTCAACCTCCAGCATCCCAGCAGCCACAGCAGCAAACCTTGGACACAGCAGGGCCTGGGGAAGCCAAAGAGGAGACCGTGGGGGGTGGCGTCCACGTCCGGAGCTCCAGAGGTGGAGAGGAcaatgttaaggtggagagtgTTGGTGGAGGATCAGGAAGACAGGGCAGTGGGTCACTTGGTCAAGGTTTCTCCAAATACCAGAAATCTCTTCCACCACGTTTTCAGAGGCAGCAGCAG GAGCAGCTCCTTAAACAGCAGCAGCaatggcagcagcagcagcagcaacagcacaaCCAAGCCTCAAACCAACTCCAGTCCCAGCCACAGGCTCCACAGGGGCCTTCACCTGGCTCTGCACCTCAATCTGGCCCTAAGCAACCAACCCTCTACCCACCTGGGTCCATGGGACGCCCACCTCATCTTCCAATGAACTTTGACCCCCGCTGGATGATGATGGGCTATGTGGACCCACGGATAATTCAGGGCCGTCCTCCACCCATGGACTACTATCCCCCCAGCATGCACCCCACTG GCTTGATGGGACGGGAACGCTCTGATTCAGGTGGATCAGGGTCAGATCCCTTTGATCGGCAGCAGCACGGAGGACCACCTCATCCTCATCGTGGGACACCTCCTATGGATCCAAAGTTGGCTTGGGGGCCAGATGTGTTCCCCGGAGGGGGTGAGGGTCGGGGACTGAGCTCCCCTCTGAGGCAGAAGCAAGCTcttgaggaagaggagattggCAAAGGACCAAG GAGCGATACCCCTCCAGTCCGTATGCGTGAAGGAGGACCAGGTCCCATTCAGCAGCCCAATGCCCCTAACTCCCCTTCAGGCTCCTCTAACCAAACCCCACCACCTGTAGGGACTCAAGTTGGTGGCCAGGGAAGCAGCCATCTTCCTCATCACCAGTCCTTCATGGGTGGACGGGGAACCTACAGCAGCTTCCCTGACACTGGATCCAGGATGGCATCGCACCAGCAGCAAAGGAGCAACAGTGGTGGGACTTTGCATGGCTTTGGCCATCAGGATGAGGGTCCTCAAGGGGGCCAGCAGGGGCAAATCTGGGGTGCCCTGCACCACCATTATGACCGCAATGGTCGTACTGATCTCTCTCCTCTAGAGAACAGTCCCCATGTTCAGCATCACCATGCCCCACACCCTCATCCCTCTCatttctccctccatcctcaTAAGCAGGAGAATGGTAGGGACCGGGAGAGAGTGGGGGATCCCAAAAAGGGAGACCCCTCACCCCCTCTCCACCAACcgtccctctcctcctcctgctcctcctccagctcctcttcctcagccagAGAGGACGGCAGCGGAAAACAGCTGTTGCATCATACCCCTCCGATTCAGCATGAGCACGATTCTGGAACTGTGCAGGGTGGTGGAAGGAAAATGGACAAAGCAGGAAACGTCCACACACATGGCCCTCAGTCATCCCAGCAGCCAGTGCAGCAGCATCACTCCAAAGGTGGTCAGCGTGGGCGGGAGCACAAGACTGAGACCCAATGGGGCCCCCGACCTGGGAGCAGTAACATGGGTGGCGGCTCCGCCCATAACAGAAAGTCAGGCTCTGGTATAGGTGGTAACACTGGTGGGGATGATTCAACCCATCAGCTGTCTGATAAGTCCTCTGCCCAGTCAGGAGGTGGCAACAAGAGGGCAGGACCTATTAAAAGGCCCGTCCCaaaggaaatgaagagagaggctGGTGAAGGGGAAGGGGGAGAAAAGACAGTTGGAGGCTCAGGAAAAGATAAAGAGCAAGACGCTAGCCAATTATTAGCCAAGCAAGATCAGACTTCTGGATCTCAGTCAACCTCTGCTAAGGATGACACAGCCCCATCAGGCAAACCCCGAAATGGAGGCAAGGAGCGAGCTGCAGGCGGAGGTGTAGGCAAAGGACCTAAAGATGGAGATGGCTCCATTGCAGCGAGCTCCTCAGGTCCTCCGTCCAGAAGGGACAGGGATCGCTCTAATGATAGAGGAGGAAGCGCAGGGGGGACCACTTACCACCCCTCCTCTAGGGGCAGTCGGTCAAGTCGCGGGCGGGGAGAGTTCTACGGACGAGGCAGAGGCTACAGGGGCACTTACACCGGCAGCACAGGAGGTGGTGGCAGCCGCGGAAGAGCAGGCGGCCGGAGCAGCAGATCTGCAGCTAACAGTGGCTACCACGGGTCTGCCGCACAAGATTACAGGAGGGAGATGTCGTCGGGCAGCGGCAGGCACGGACAGGGAGGCTCACACCCGAATCCTGCACGTGCCCGAAACCGCAGCGAAACCCGTAGCGAGGGCTCTGAATACGAAGAGGTCccaaagaggaggaggcagagaggctCGGAAACAGGTAGTGAGAGTGCTGCCAGCGACCTTGCCCATTCAGACAAGGAGGACCGAAAACCTAATGCCAGGAACGGAACAGGGAATGACAACCCAACAAAAGGTAGTTCCTCCTCGTCGGCTCCGCCTAGAAGCTCCCAGGCCAGGGTGTTCACCCCAAGAGGTGTGCCCTCAAGGAGAGGCAGGGGTGGAGGTGGTGCCGGAGGAGGCATCTACAGAAGCGGCGGCAGTGGAGGAGTATCTGGCGGACACAGATCTGGTTCTGCTTCTCACAGCTGGTCTTCGAAATCTTCTGTGGCGGCTCGAAAGCAGCAGGCTCCCTCACAACCTTCCCCTCAGAAAGATTCAGGCCGTGGAGCAGTTGGGGATAAGAAGGAGAAGGTAGCAGACCAGATTCAGTCTCAGGGTACAAATCCTCCCACGTCCTCCATTCCCGGTGCACCAACATCTGTCCAGCCAGGGGCTACTGAAAACGGAGGTGTAGGGGCGCAGCTGCCCTCAACCAACCCCACTACGAATTCTACCGGCCCTGCTACGCAGACATTGTCTCAGCCTACTCCAGACGGGCGCGGTTACCCTCCCCGAGGATTTGAACGTCCTCCGCGCCGTAGACGCCAGGGCCGGTCTCAACATCAGCAAGACAAGCCTCCCAGATTCCGACGGCTAAAGCAAGAACGAGAAAACGCTGCTCGGATCAATGGAAGTAGCAGGATCATCGGGAGCGGGGGcggacagcagcagcagcgacCTACTTCGCCCTTACAGAATTCCATACAAGAGACAGATGGTAGTGCACCTAACACAACTGGGGCTTCAGATGCAAACCACATTGTCACTGCATCTaccaataataacaataacagcagtCACCTCGGGGGTGGGAACGTGAATCTCAACagccaccatcatcatcactaccAGGGCAACGCTGGACAGACCCATCTACAGcaccaccacaaccacaacccTGCTGGGGGTGCCAAGTCCCCTGATGTCTCCAACCAGAACTCAGACCAAGCCAATGAGGAGTGGGAGACTGCCTCAGAGAGCAGTGACTTCACTGAGtttcgagagagagaggggggtggtaAATCCTATTCctcccatcaccaccaccatcctTCAGGAAGagtaggaggtggaggaggaggaggaggcgggggaGGTGGTGAGCGAGAGATGACGGCGAAAGAATCGGCCGCTAACAAGAGAAGTTTCTCCAGCCAGAGACCCGGGATGGAGCGGCAGAATCGGAGGGTCAATGCTGGTGGCGGTGGAGGTAGAGGCCCCAGGGGGCCGCCCAGTGGAGGTGGAGTTGGAGGGGGTCCCGGTAATGGTGGGGCCAGTCGTGGTGAGAAGCGTGGTAACTGGCCCTCTCCCAAAAACCGGAAGTGA